The segment AAACATTCATGAGAAGAGTAAGATTGCTTCCCTTGCGGCGATGCAAGTGAAGGATGGGGAATATATTTACATTGATGCCGGAACGACGACGCTGGCGATGATTCCGTTGATCTCCGCGCGCGGGGTCACGGTGGTTACCAACGGTCTGTCCCATATCGAGGCTTTGGCTGACCAGCAGATCGACAGTTATTTACTCGGGGGAAAAATGAAAACAAGGACCCGGGCAGTCATTGGCAGCATTGCGCTTCAAAACATGGAGCATTTTCGCTTTGACCGCTGCTTTCTGGGCACGAACGGGGCCGATGTTCAAATGGGATACACGACGCCCGATCCGGAGGAGGCGCTGATTAAACGCCGGGCACATCAGCTGTCGAGTGCAAGCTATGTGCTGGCCGATGCCAGCAAGTTTGGAGAGGTGTCTTTTGCCAAGGTGCTGGAGGTGCAGGAGGCGGCACTGATTACGGACCGGATGCCAGAGGCCTGGCGCGAGTCCTTCGCCAACAAAACTAAAATAATCGAGGGATCACAATGATATATACAATCACGCTAAACCCTTCTATTGACTATGTGGTAGAGCTGGAGGAGCTTGCACTTGGCGGGTTGAACCGAATGAAGCGGGATATGAAATATCCCGGCGGCAAGGGGATTAACGTGTCCCGAATTTTGAATGAGCTTGAAGCGGACAATGTCGCTATGGGCTTTGTAGGCGGATTCACCGGACAATTTATAGAGGAACGGCTGAAGGAGCATCGTATGGAGTCCAATTTCATTCATATTCGTAAGGATACCCGGATCAACATCAAGCTGAAGCACGGCGCAGAAACAGAGATTAACAGTCAGGGGCCGGTCATTGAGCCTGCTGAAGCAGAAGAGCTGTTGACAAGGCTGGCAGCCAGCCTCCGGCAGGGAGACATTGTAGTTCTGTCCGGCAGCGTTCCTCCTTCGCTGGGCGAGGGGTATTACAACCGATGCATCCAGATTTGCAAGGAGCAGGGCGCAGAATTCGTCATCGATACGACGGGCGCGGCACTGCTTGAGGCGCTGCCCTCCAGGCCGCTGGTCATCAAGCCAAACCATCACGAGCTCGCAGAGCTGTTTCAGACCGAGATTCGTACCCGAGATGAGCTGATTAGCTATGGAAGACGGCTGCTTGGCCTGGGCGCACAGCATGTGTTGATATCTATGGCTGGAGAAGGAGCGCTGCTGCTTCGTGAAGAGCAGGTGTACCATGCCAGCGTCCCTCCCGGACAGGTGAAAAATTCCGTCGGTGCCGGAGATTCCATGATCGGCGGCTTTGTGGGCACGTATGCGCGAACAGGAAATGCGGTGGAAGCGTTCAAGATGGGTACGGCCTGCGGCAGTGCTACGGCATTTGCAGATGACCTGGCTGATCAGGAGCACATTCAGCAACTATATGCCAAAGTACAGCTTCAAGAGCTGTAATCATAATCCTTAAGGAGTGACGACAATGAGAATTACAGATTTGATGATCAAGGAAACGATGATCATGGATTTGCAGGCCGTGACCAAGGACGCTGCTATAGATGAAATGATTAATAGTCTTGCCGCTAGCGGCCGGATCCATGATCCCGTGCTGTTTAAGGAAATGATCTGGAAGCGTGAGGGTGAATCCAGCACGGGCATTGGCGGAGGTATCGGGATGCCGCACGCCAAAACCTCGGCCGTCAAGGAGCCGACCGTCGTGTTTGCCAAGAGCCGCAAGGGTGTGGATTTTGAATCGCTGGATGGCGAGCCGGCGTATCTGTTCTTTATGATCGCGGCACCTGAAGGCGCTGGCAGCATGCATATGAAGACGCTTGCGGCGCTGTCCCGTCTGCTGATTGATGCCGATTTCATCCAGAAGCTGATGGATACGGAAA is part of the Paenibacillus algicola genome and harbors:
- a CDS encoding DeoR/GlpR family DNA-binding transcription regulator, yielding MLTEERYRIIIQRLQESGVVKLQELVTLLEASESTIRRDLVDLEERGLLKRIHGGASLPGHKLPEQGLEEKSSRNIHEKSKIASLAAMQVKDGEYIYIDAGTTTLAMIPLISARGVTVVTNGLSHIEALADQQIDSYLLGGKMKTRTRAVIGSIALQNMEHFRFDRCFLGTNGADVQMGYTTPDPEEALIKRRAHQLSSASYVLADASKFGEVSFAKVLEVQEAALITDRMPEAWRESFANKTKIIEGSQ
- the pfkB gene encoding 1-phosphofructokinase, which encodes MIYTITLNPSIDYVVELEELALGGLNRMKRDMKYPGGKGINVSRILNELEADNVAMGFVGGFTGQFIEERLKEHRMESNFIHIRKDTRINIKLKHGAETEINSQGPVIEPAEAEELLTRLAASLRQGDIVVLSGSVPPSLGEGYYNRCIQICKEQGAEFVIDTTGAALLEALPSRPLVIKPNHHELAELFQTEIRTRDELISYGRRLLGLGAQHVLISMAGEGALLLREEQVYHASVPPGQVKNSVGAGDSMIGGFVGTYARTGNAVEAFKMGTACGSATAFADDLADQEHIQQLYAKVQLQEL